Proteins encoded in a region of the Elaeis guineensis isolate ETL-2024a chromosome 7, EG11, whole genome shotgun sequence genome:
- the LOC105049188 gene encoding probable xyloglucan endotransglucosylase/hydrolase protein 23 — translation MASLVFPLLACFLMATASAGNFYQEFDITWGDGRGKILDNGQLLTLALDKASGSGFQSKNEYLFGKIDMQLKLVPGNSAGTVTAYYLSSQGPTHDEIDFEFLGNLSGEPYTLHTNVFTQGKGNREMQFHLWFNPTEDFHTYSILWNPEHVIFMVDGTPIRDFKNMESKGVAFPKSQPMRIYSSLWNADDWATQGGRVKTDWTKAPFTASYRNFNADACIWSSGTSSCNSQKSDWWNQELDSTGQERMRWAQENYMIYNYCTDLKRFPQGLPPECSIA, via the exons ATGGCATCACTAGTGTTTCCTCTCTTAGCGTGCTTTTTGATGGCCACTGCCTCGGCTGGCAACTTCTACCAGGAGTTCGACATCACCTGGGGTGATGGGCGTGGCAAGATCCTCGACAATGGCCAGCTCCTAACTCTCGCCCTCGACAAAGCCTCCGGCTCCGGCTTCCAGTCCAAGAACGAGTATCTCTTTGGCAAAATCGACATGCAGCTCAAGCTTGTCCCTGGGAACTCCGCTGGCACCGTCACCGCCTACTAT CTTTCTTCACAAGGACCGACTCACGATGAGATCGACTTCGAGTTCCTTGGAAACCTCAGTGGAGAACCCTACACTCTCCACACCAATGTGTTCACCCAGGGGAAGGGGAACAGGGAGATGCAGTTCCACCTCTGGTTCAACCCCACCGAGGACTTCCACACCTACTCCATTCTCTGGAACCCCGAACACGTTAT CTTCATGGTTGATGGCACACCGATCAGAGACTTCAAGAATATGGAGTCCAAGGGTGTTGCGTTTCCAAAGAGCCAACCCATGAGGATCTACTCCAGCCTTTGGAACGCTGATGACTGGGCCACACAGGGTGGACGCGTCAAGACCGACTGGACCAAAGCTCCCTTCACTGCCTCGTATAGGAATTTTAATGCCGATGCCTGCATCTGGTCCTCCGGTACCTCCAGTTGCAATTCGCAGAAATCCGACTGGTGGAACCAAGAGCTGGATTCCACGGGCCAGGAGAGGATGAGGTGGGCGCAGGAGAACTACATGATCTACAACTACTGCACTGATCTGAAGCGGTTCCCTCAGGGCCTCCCACCAGAATGCTCCATAGCCTGA